The Oryzias latipes chromosome 16, ASM223467v1 genomic sequence TCTCCATCCCTGCAACTACACTTCAGATATCTTTCTGAATCTCTATgcctctttatttttgtttcacttgtCTGCTTTAGAGATGCAAGAAAGTGATGGGAAGAGCCTCTCAGTTTGAGTGTTTTGATTGCAGGTACATGCGCAATGACCTGAACCGCCTGCAGATCCGCTGTATGAATGCAGCACACGGATGTGAGGTGGTCTGCTCCCTGGAGAGCCTGCATGCACATGAGGACGAGTGTGTGTTTGCCTTCATATCCTGCTCTAACACCGGTATGCAAACTCCtccctggaaaaacaaaaatgaatgctGCTTTGTTTCTATTCACAAtagttgtaaaaatgtttatctcTATTATCtatctttatatatatgtatgttatCCTCTTATATGTGTGATACAAAGGTAATGTGACACCTCTTTCATTGGTGAACAACAGGTGGTGCATCTGTTGTCATGACTACCCCGTAAACAATTGCATATGCAGGGCTGTACTTAAAATCTCCAGAATGCTGTTTCAGGTTGAATCATTCTTAAATAAATTGGAGCTGATTCTAGTGTGATTCTGTCTTGATCATGTCACCATGGCCTGTCATGGGCAGGAACTGAGTGCATATGTTACCATTGTGGTAGGTATtttgtcaaagagtgtgtgtggcTTTTGCAGTGCTGAGATATGTCACCaactatatatagatatatatgagCTTTTAATTCAGCATGAGAGTTGTGTGATtctctcaaatgttttttttttactgtacttttgtttttacctaAATTCATGCATTTCATTTAACAATTAGTTTTCATAATTTCGTTTTTatgatttaattttaattttcagtcTGGGTTTGATTGCTTATTTACAGCCCTTTGGTGAAACTGTGCCCTCTGTATGTTGTACTTATGGCTGTCTCGTCAGGCTGCCCCGTGCAGGTGGAGAGGAGAGGTTTGGAGGTGCACATGTCAGAATGCAGCTTTCGTAGCAGAGAATGTCCCAACGGCTGCGGCCACATTCTCTACTCTACTGACCAATCACAACACAACTGTGTGGCAGAGCTACGCACAGAAGTGGAGATGCTGAGGTAAGTGTGTCTATTTTAGAAATATACTGATGGAATCAAAGCcactataattttatttttgttaccaCAGGGCAGAGATGCTGTGTAAGGTAGAGGAGGTGAGACGGGAGATGGAGTCACGCTTGGACTCGCAGAGGAGACACATGGTGCAAAAGGAGTCACAGCTGAAGAATGAGGTGGAGGAGATGAAGGTGAGCCATTCGTTTTTCTCTCACATCAATCCCCTAAACAGCCATTTCAAGATCTAGTTTTTTTTGGATTGGGTTAtcaaacacagaatataaaCGCAACTGTTTTGGTCTAGTTGTGTGACTAAaactcctttttcctttttcttataAGCCACAATTATACACATTTAAActctttaggattttttttattagaatccAAAGTGCTGTTATTGCTCTCatcacttaaagaaaaaaacagccttcaAAATCTGAATTTCTTAAGAAATTACGTAAGCACGACACAACAAATATTACTTTTATAATATAATTCCTAATGTTTTTTTGGATgacaaaatggaaaacaaatttttaagaTGCGTCATATAAATGCATTTAATGCAAATCTCTTACTTGAGGAGTGTGTCCTTTGTCATTTTAGAATCTGTAATACATTTTTGGGGTTTAAGTTCCTCTTTTAAGTGTTTGAATCCCTGATGTGAacagtttttcttctgcagGGTCAGATATCCCGTGTGATGTGTGACATGCACGCTGTGTTGGGAGCAGAGCGCCTGAGGAGGCAGGAGTTAGCAGAGGCAGAGCTTGAGAAGAGGGAACTGTTGGAGCTTCTCCGAGACCTGCAGTTCACGAAGAATCAACAATCGGCAGAGCCGTCAGTCAAGAGCCAGCTCCAGGAAGATGAGCAGACACCCTGCAGGGACCGGACTCGCCAGCCGGGAGAGACTCCTTTACATGCCTCCAGTCTGTCCCTGGCCTCACCTCCCAACTGCGCCGGCCACTCCTCACCTCAGCTGGGGGACGGGCTGCGAAAAGGCCCCCGCAGTTTGACTCTCCAATGCATCAAAAGGAAAAGTCGGGAGGTGACGGTCATCTGAATACATATATAAGAATTAAGGCAATTTTGtatgttgtaaaataaattagttaaaaaataaagttgtgtttttatgaaGTCTTTGAATCATGAGCATTTCTGTCTTCAGAAGCATCGACCCATCAAACAGGCTTTAAAAAATTCACCACCACCAATCCCATGATTtggtgttttctttaaaacacacaaagagtTACAACTGCCTTTATTCTCTAAACACGCCTCATGataacaaaacataaaacatcaatagTCTGTATTACAACATCACGTAAGCATGTTTCCATGGAGATGGCAGACATCCCATCTGGTTGGTCCATTTCCAGTCAGAAGAAGCTGAAGTTTTCAACCAGGTGAGTTCACCTGGTGAAGGATCGCACATGCCTGCCCCTCCCACCTCCGCTTCCTCCCCCACCACTGAATTTGCTCCCCTGAGATCCTCTTCCACCTCCTCCAACTCCACCAGCGTTCCCAGCACCTCCTCCCCCGCTAAGCCAGGACAATCCGGCGCCTCCTCTGCCCCGTGGAGCTCGATCACGAATAGCCAGACGATAAGcaccttaaaaaatgtttttaaaagagttttaACTTTAGTACTGCAGGTTAAAAGCAATGATGGAAACATGTTAGCTCTACATACTTGCAGGGGGTTGTCGGGAAGGCAAAGGTCCTCGGGCGAAGTTGCTCTGCCCTCCGCGGGGTTCACTGTAGGTTCCTCTGTGGGTGATTGTTGGAACCTGACCACTCCACGAGGAACCACGGCCTCCTTCCCTCCGAGTGTAGTTACCTACTGAAACCCAAAGAAGTCAATCATCATCCTCTACAGGCcaaccatcaaaaaaaaaaatgaaacctttgCACATCACCCATGTGACCCGTTTCACTAAGGATTGTGGGTATTTACCTGATAGCAGAACAGCTTTTGGCTGTGGTGGAGTAAAAAAGCGCGTCTGGTTGTGGAAGGTGGCTCTGCCTCTATTCCCAGTGAACAGACCTCTGGTGGGAGGCTTGGGGAGGCTCTTGGGGAGACGTTTGTTGGGTAGAAGTCCGAGCGGGGTGGTAATGTCTTTAAACTCCGCTGCAACAAAGTCGTCCACATGCATGCTGGGAGGACGGGATGTATTTTGTTTCCTTAGACGGAAAATATCATGGGGCCGTGACATGTTTTGTCCAAACCCTCCCCGACCCCCACGACCACGAGGGGCAGGCATGATGTGAGCCCTTTTGGCAGGTTCAACATAGTCGGATTTACCACTGagaaacaagcaaaacaaaatataaatttaaatacAAGATACTCGGTCATATGAAAATTCATGTCAGGCTCAAGTTGTACCTCGATGTGATGAAGGTCTCGTGTTTGTGTTTGCCAAGTCGGAAGCCTTTCGTAGCCTTAGTGTGACCCGGGGAAGACGGCTCAGACAGGAAGGAGCGCTCCAACTCAGCTTTCAGGTCGAGTTCTGGACAACATTCCTGTGCCAAAGCAACCAGGTCCACTTTGACCTGCAACACAGGAAAAAGAAGCACAAGAATGTGTGAAAGTTCTTTCGTCTGCaagatgaaaaaaggaaaatctttatttatttttagaaaaaataataaattgtgAGGTTTATTTTACGTGTTTAAAAGCAAAGATATGTTACTCCTTCAAAGGTGACCGTAATTATGACAGAAAAGAGAGCATGTCTGAAGATTGCAGACAGAGAGACAAACATACCATGTCAAGATCAGTTTCTATGTCATCTGTTTGGAAAGGAGAAAACCACAGAGCCTTCAGCTGCTCATCCAGTGCCTCAGACAGAATGAACACTGTCCTGCAGATGGAAATAGGAAGTTCTTAACAATCAATTGTGTCTATTGTATTGTAATAATGTGCATTTATGCAACTTTTTGTCATTATAAGCTAatagttttcctaaaaatggcaaaattatttagaaaaaaaattaagaaaacaactggtaaaaataaaaaactgatatCTTTGTAATTAAGGGCCATTTTATGCAAACCTGTGGTTAAACTGAGCTGCAAGTGTCTCAGGAGGAGGCAGAATGGGCTCAGTTTCAACCACTGGAGCTGTGTCTGAAGCCACCTCCAGCGTCTGCCTCAGAACAATCACATTTTCCAACATGGTTTCCATGGAATCGTCTTCTTTACAAAGTTTCTATGGGCACAAACACACCGTTAAAAACCAAAACGcaataaacatttataaaaataaaatttcaaaaaaagttacaaaaattgAGATTGGAAATATATTTACAGTTAATAATTTCTCCAAAGAAGATATTGGATGAGACTCAGACTCCTCCCACTGCAGCAGAGCTTTCATCTCAGAAGGCGACATCAGTCGTGGATGAACAAAAACAGGCTCCTCGCTGGAGCCCTGACCCTCCTCAACACACtgtttccaaagaaaaaaatattttagaatctaaaacaaaacatgccACGTAAAAAGTAAATAGTTACTGAAAAAAGGTGTTATCACTTCTTTCTCTGACAACAAATCTTTAGCTACATTCACAGTGTCTTCTGAAACATGTGTCTatgcaaccacttccaatgaaaggtctatCTTAATGCACGTAAATGCGTGTTTCAGGCTTGTGCAGGATGTTTatcttattaaaaaaacttcaaaataaagcagattTAAAAGATGCACCTACCATTGTTTCTGTGTTGACAATCTGCCTGAGAAAGTCAAGCAGAGCAGAAAGCAAATCTGCTGAATCCTTGCTGAAGCTTGAAATCAGTCTTTTGAGCAGTGAGAACACCTCACTACTATGTTTCTTCAAAgcactaaaggaaaaaaaaggtagatATGATGTTAAGTAAAAGCAGATATTcaacctgaaataaaaataacggaaaaatgtgaaattacaCTTTGAGGTGGTAGATTCCATAGTTATGCTCAGTGAGGAAAGTTAGAGTCCTGATGCAGGTGAGGAGGAGCGGGACGCTGCTCTCTTTATTGCCTAAAACCTCCAACAAGGAAGTGcacactgatgacatcatctcTCGCCCGGGCAGTGCATTGGCCAGCAGCTCCACCTCTGCCATACAGCCCTCCCCAGGGTGTGACACCACCAGGGATATGTCCTAACATCCcaagtgaaaaatatttttagggGTTTTTCACTAAAGGTCAAAACTTTGTCTGAAGCCTACGGCAGATCCTACCTGGTCACACAGTGACTGGAATATTGTCCCAACTAGAACACTGCACTGCTGCTGTGGTAAGGAGTGAACCGCGGGAGGGATCAGCAGAGACAAAAGCAAAGGGAACACATCTGCCAGCTGTTCATCGCCGGAAACGGAGCCCGACAGCAAATGGAGCGTGGCGCTCTTACAAGCCCTCTGCGACACCAGAGTGTCCATCAGGGACAGCAGGCGCAGCGCCTGGCCCCAGCACACGGTTTTCCCCTCAGCCCTGCAGTCGGTGGATTAACAACAGAGAACAATTTGCAGCAGGATCACAAACATTGTGGTGAGGTGTGTGCGCTGTACTCACGGCTGGAGCTCCTCCTGCAGCATCTCCAACAGCGTCTTCATGATGAGCGTTGCAGTGGGAGAGGACAGGTCTGCCAGCTGAACGCACACTCTCCTCAGCATGGCCAGGAGAGGCGGGCAGCTGGTGGTGCACACACACCTCAACACTTCAGAGAGGCTTTTCCACTGAGCCCTTATGTGCATGCTCCACAGCTTCCTTGTATTTAAAGCTATTGACACATCCTGAACAGAGATGGCCTGTGAAGCCACAAAGTTAATGTTACTGTGTGTTCACAAATGGGAGTTAGCACTTGGAGTTCTGGTCAGGAGGTTACCTGAGTGCTCTGCATGGGCAACGGGAGAGGAAGGAGCTCAGACAGCAGAGTTAACCCAGAAAACAGACCTTCAGGAGCTTTCAGGAGAGAGCCCAGAACCTCCTTCAGCATCAGGGACCACGTGTTGCTGGCTAGAGTCTCCTCTGTGTGAgtgacctgcagcagaaacaaccACAGCCTCaccaaaaaggttaaaaacaacacagttttacCCTCAAACTAACGATTCTCAAACCTTTTCATTGACACCCTGCGTAAAAGTGAGCATCACATCAACAATGAGCGCCTGGACCCTGGTCTCCTCGCCATCCAACCGTCCGGTTGCAGGGATCGAACACACGATCATGTGGAGAGTCACTAGCACATTGGCAACACGACTGTCCCTGAGCTGGAAAGTCCCGCCAGACAGCAGCTCCATCAGCATCGTGCGCAGCAACCTGATGGTGCTGATACATATGCTGAGGATCATGCACCGCTGAGGGGTGGGTCCCATGTGACCATGCAAGCGCCATGGCTGCAGTAGCACGCTGCAAAGTTTCTGCAAGACACGGACACAGGTATCCAGGCCCTCTCCGGAGAACAGCTGGACACCCGCAAGGCTCCATTTGAGATCCTTCTGCTGACCTGCAGAGAtgaggaagagtcagtgagGAACCTGTGTACAAGCTGTCTGAAAAGCAAAAGGCTGTGAAGAGTGTCTAATGCATCACATTAAAAGATTTTTCATCGACTTTACCTTCCACCGGAGGAGGAGGACAAGCAATGTGACAGAGGACCCTCAGAGCAGTGACCAGCCCAGTTCCCTCGGCATTTAATATGTTTTCCAAATTCTGACAACATGGAAAAGTCAACTTTTTAGgttacaaacatgtttttccacAGCAAGAATACAAAAAAGCTTGTTCAaaaaatcatttctttattcataatTTGTCGTCCTAATCCTGATTGGGAATATTGTGGACCCTTCCACAATTCAGCTTTAATATGCTTTTAAATAGTTTAGTGACAATAAATTGAATAAAGTGTAAATTATGAATTAagacttttaaattaaaactcaaaacattttaaaactacaaaactgttaaaaaaatgttaacaatttTGAAATATGAACCAGCAACTGAGCAGAAAACAATGCAACTGAAGTGATTTGTAATTTGGAAACAGAAAGGACGTAGACATTTTTTTGAGAATTCCTACCAAACAATAGGTTTGTCTTTAGTTTGAGAGGCATACAAACTGTCAAATGAGATCTAGAGTTTTGTTTGTGGAGCTACAagtccattttagaagaaaagccactggtttaacttttagtCAAAATTCCTAGGAGGTTTTgcaaaaagaaacccaaaatcttacccaagggaAAAGTGCAAAATATCTGTCAATAATCCTCAAGCAAAGAGATTTTATGTGATAGCCCACACTGACCATTCAGATatattaagaacatttttttccaggCTGCTCTGACAGAAGGAATAATTTGTGTTGTGTGAGGCATCATCCAGTCAGgaaaattgtggtttttttgAGTAAAtggtgttgacatttttttagtgACATCTTTTGCGCACAAACTGCAGTTATGAATTCATtggatatttttatttcttgatgTCAAtagtaaaatgacaaaaaaatctcaaagaACCAGCTTTGATGGCCGTAAGGTTTGATTTtgtaaatcaatcaataaaagaATAATCTGCTCTTAGCTGGCTAAATGCCATTGTGTTGTGAGGAGGTATCTATACCTGTTTGATGTAAGCGATGAGGGAAGGAATGCTGCCAATCTCAAAGCGAAGTTTCTCCAGGGGCTCCAGCCATTTGAACAGCTCTGAAGAACAAAATCTGAAAATTGTTATCAAGGATCTTCAACGCTTTTATGATGACAAAAGGCTGGTTATCATTTACCCTGCAGCTTGACGTTGCTATCATCCGCCTTGGCAATGGCAAGAAGTGGAGTTGAATATTGTTCCATCATCCGCAGCTCATTGGAGGTTTGGACTACCATCAGGACCAGCATGCAGGCATAGTTATAGGTCACCGCCTTGCGAGCTTTGGTCTCACTGTGAGAAAGATAACAACCAATCAAGTCAATTCAAGATGTAATAGAAGCAGACAGGAATGAGCAGAAGGAAAGGACAACTATACCCCTGTCCATCTTTTATGTGGTGCTGGAGCAGCGTGACCAGACAGGACAGGTTGTTCTCCAGGCTGAAAACGTGAGCCACTGCGCTACGGCCAGTTTGTGTGAAAGTCATCAGGTAAAGTGCGTGAAGCATGCCGAGAACTTCTGAATTGTCTCCTTCATCGAGTCCTGCGCCACCTTCTCCTCCAGCGGCCACGTGGCTCATAAGTTCTGACACACCTTGCAGAGAATGCAGCGCCTGCATCAGCCACATGCAAAACCCCTCCTCCCCAAACCCTGGCCCTGTGAGGGCCCCTTCCCCTCCTGTGCTGTCCTCTCCTTCTGATTCTGCCACAGATGCCAGGAGACGCAGCAGCAGGTTGGTTGGAGATGGCTGGGCAAGAAGGAAAAGTAGGCCTGACTGGGTGAGTGACAGGAAGCGTAGGAGCTCTTTAACGGCCTGAGTGACACCAACATGACCTGCTACAGCAGCCGCTGACAAAACCAATGTTGTGCTTTCCAGGAAATGACAGGCATGCATGTACCTgacagggaagaaaaaaatgactgtaATCAACTACTTCAAACAAGAGTCAGAAGCGTTGCAGTGCAGATTTTGTGGTCAGCTTTGTACCTATACAGTGTTGGGTATGGGTTATCCCTCTCTGGTGGTCCTGTTATTCTGGCAGAAGTTGGGAAAGCTTTCCCAGGCGGTTGAACCATGGAGTGAGAAGCAGATTCCAGCAGGTGATGAAGCTCCTCCAGAACGCCTGCTATCCTATCAAGCTCAGCCTCGCTCACAGGGGAGGAGCCCAGCGGAGTTTCCTCTTCCATAGGGCATTCAGCATCTTCCATGTCCTCCTGAAAGATATAACCCTGCACAATGACTACAAAAGAAGAGAGGGCACTAAATGTGCATAAACGAGTGGTGTGAATGAGTGCTGGCACCTGTTGAGTTTCACTCCAAGCTGCTGCTGACTGTTGCAGGTCGACGAGCACCTCGTACACGTGGCTTTTTTGCAACACGGCATTGCCAGCTGTTATGACCCGAACTGTTTCCTCACGCAAGAACAGCTGGACTAGACGCTGTGAAGCACATCAGAGCGACGACAGATTGTTAAAATTTCCTAATACACCTGGGAAGACTCTTGCAGAGTTATCCCATGACTTCTGAGTGGACTTTAAAGGCTCATCAGGGGACGTTTTGCTGTTCATTCGAGTAGCTTCTTCAGTTTTACAGCTGCCTGTCTGAGATCTTTAAAACAACGTTACTCTGAATTACTAATATATATTTGAGTATGTTTGAGTTTTCTAACTTTAGCAAAATCTTAAAATATCTGTTTGAAACTTAATTAATATACGACTGTGtaaatgagaaacaaaaaaatgatgagaaacaaaacttaaaagctATCTGCAGTGTGTTGCTAACCTGATAGCCGCTCTTTTCTGAATCCCCTGCGTGCAGGAAGGCCTCCACCCCAGCAGGACAGCTGATGAGACCATCTAAAGTTCTCAGGATACTCAGCTTCAGTGTGGAGGACACGTGGTCTGCATGGAGCAGCTCCAGCAGCACTTTCAGGGTGCCTTCCCGCAGCAATATGGTGAGGCCGTGCGGACACCCTGCCAGGCAGGATACCAGCTTCGCACCTGCTTTTAACTGTCTGAGATTCAGGGCAATGGGTTGGGTGAGAGCAATCTCCAAATCTAAAGCTTGGAGAGCCCACTGGACTAAAGCTTTCAGAGGCTCCTCAGCATCTCCTTGTTCTTGTTTAATTAAATAAGCCAGCCCTTTGTTGAGTAGTCCAGGTGCTTCTTCCAGAGCAGTGACCCAGCGAGCATCTCTGTCCTCGCCAATATCGGCCAGTAGTTCTTTTAGATGAGCAACAGCCTCCGCCTCCTCTCCACCTGCTCCTCCTTCTGTTCCACCAGCATCTCTGGGTTCCTCTGTGCTGGCCTTCTCAAACTGGATCTCAAAATGAGTCTTGTATGGTGGAGTGAAGTAAGCAAGCGGCCTAAGTTCTCGCTCGTACGGATCATATTGGACAGGTGGCACAGAGGCTAGATCCTCAGGAGTGTAGTCCATGTCAAAGGTGGGCAGCTTGAAGCTTCCATTATCCAGGTCATCTTCATCACTGGAAATCTGCTCATAACCATCATCACCTGAAAGTACAGAGATTTCACAAATTTTATTCAATAGAAAGaaagtttgaccaaaaaaatgcttaaaaacttAATACATGAGTGAGGAAAAATTAGTTCACATGAGGAAGTAAAAGACAGCTCCCAAATCCCTGTAACTAACTATTGACCCACAAACCTTTTCTTTCATGGCAGTTTTAAGCCAAGCATGCGGAGTTAGTTAGGCATGCATGATATGACTTCAGCGCAGTCAGTCACAGCTGTGAGAAGGCGTTAGGACCCTCCATATGGTGGCACATAAAAGTTCATTGAAAGCCTTCAGAGTTTCACCGAGTGCAGCATCAAGCAGTTGCAGACAGATGCAGCATGTCTGTGCAAACACTCGTGCCGTTACTCAGTCCCAAATGGACCCTGTTCCTACagcctcccccctccctcctgtgGCATCAACATTGAAAAGTAGAGCAGACTTTGTGGCATCGAGGGGTTCAGCTTCGGGCTGAGTGTCCATTTGGGATTGTGGGCTATCCCACTCTCATGTAACAACACCCTACCTTCCTccatctcctcttcctcgtcctcaccctcatcttcttcatcctcctcttcctcttcttcctctggaGCGCTCCCCTCTGTCCGTgtgtcttcttcctcttcttgctcctcctcttcttcctcgtcCTCCGCCTCTTCTTGTTCGGCGTCTGAGTAGGCCTCATCGGCAGGCCTCTCCGGTGACACGGCCTCCAAGTAGTCGCATCGGACCTCGCTCGGCTCACTTTTGACCCCGCTCACTGCAGAGAGTTCGCCTGACACGTCACAGCTGTACATTCCCACAAAGCAAAATCCACAGCAATATTCAACGACAGATCTGCTGCTGATGCTAATCCT encodes the following:
- the virma gene encoding protein virilizer homolog isoform X3 encodes the protein MAVDAATELLFLETFKHQNAELTNVDVVRFPCGVLITEVRVIPPGIKAHSNLPDSRAFGETSPHAFQLELFFNNVAKPNGPTFHRLGSLEYDENKSIVFRPSGKVNTNGLVLRGWYTSLTLAVYGTAERSHGHDQGSPPPPPPPPQQPAGPKRIIKQEWEKEDQYNGSPPRPAPRGPRTPPGPPPPDDDEEEQVPAAVSGVKSEPSEVRCDYLEAVSPERPADEAYSDAEQEEAEDEEEEEEQEEEEDTRTEGSAPEEEEEEEDEEDEGDDGYEQISSDEDDLDNGSFKLPTFDMDYTPEDLASVPPVQYDPYERELRPLAYFTPPYKTHFEIQFEKASTEEPRDAGGTEGGAGGEEAEAVAHLKELLADIGEDRDARWVTALEEAPGLLNKGLAYLIKQEQGDAEEPLKALVQWALQALDLEIALTQPIALNLRQLKAGAKLVSCLAGCPHGLTILLREGTLKVLLELLHADHVSSTLKLSILRTLDGLISCPAGVEAFLHAGDSEKSGYQRLVQLFLREETVRVITAGNAVLQKSHVYEVLVDLQQSAAAWSETQQEDMEDAECPMEEETPLGSSPVSEAELDRIAGVLEELHHLLESASHSMVQPPGKAFPTSARITGPPERDNPYPTLYRYMHACHFLESTTLVLSAAAVAGHVGVTQAVKELLRFLSLTQSGLLFLLAQPSPTNLLLRLLASVAESEGEDSTGGEGALTGPGFGEEGFCMWLMQALHSLQGVSELMSHVAAGGEGGAGLDEGDNSEVLGMLHALYLMTFTQTGRSAVAHVFSLENNLSCLVTLLQHHIKDGQGETKARKAVTYNYACMLVLMVVQTSNELRMMEQYSTPLLAIAKADDSNVKLQELFKWLEPLEKLRFEIGSIPSLIAYIKQNLENILNAEGTGLVTALRVLCHIACPPPPVEGQQKDLKWSLAGVQLFSGEGLDTCVRVLQKLCSVLLQPWRLHGHMGPTPQRCMILSICISTIRLLRTMLMELLSGGTFQLRDSRVANVLVTLHMIVCSIPATGRLDGEETRVQALIVDVMLTFTQGVNEKVTHTEETLASNTWSLMLKEVLGSLLKAPEGLFSGLTLLSELLPLPLPMQSTQAISVQDVSIALNTRKLWSMHIRAQWKSLSEVLRCVCTTSCPPLLAMLRRVCVQLADLSSPTATLIMKTLLEMLQEELQPAEGKTVCWGQALRLLSLMDTLVSQRACKSATLHLLSGSVSGDEQLADVFPLLLSLLIPPAVHSLPQQQCSVLVGTIFQSLCDQDISLVVSHPGEGCMAEVELLANALPGREMMSSVCTSLLEVLGNKESSVPLLLTCIRTLTFLTEHNYGIYHLKVALKKHSSEVFSLLKRLISSFSKDSADLLSALLDFLRQIVNTETMCVEEGQGSSEEPVFVHPRLMSPSEMKALLQWEESESHPISSLEKLLTKLCKEDDSMETMLENVIVLRQTLEVASDTAPVVETEPILPPPETLAAQFNHRTVFILSEALDEQLKALWFSPFQTDDIETDLDMVKVDLVALAQECCPELDLKAELERSFLSEPSSPGHTKATKGFRLGKHKHETFITSSGKSDYVEPAKRAHIMPAPRGRGGRGGFGQNMSRPHDIFRLRKQNTSRPPSMHVDDFVAAEFKDITTPLGLLPNKRLPKSLPKPPTRGLFTGNRGRATFHNQTRFFTPPQPKAVLLSVGNYTRREGGRGSSWSGQVPTITHRGTYSEPRGGQSNFARGPLPSRQPPASAYRLAIRDRAPRGRGGAGLSWLSGGGGAGNAGGVGGGGRGSQGSKFSGGGGSGGGRGRHVRSFTR
- the virma gene encoding protein virilizer homolog isoform X2 → MAVDAATELLFLETFKHQNAELTNVDVVRFPCGVLITEVRVIPPGIKAHSNLPDSRAFGETSPHAFQLELFFNNVAKPNGPTFHRLGSLEYDENKSIVFRPSGKVNTNGLVLRGWYTSLTLAVYGTAERSHGHDQGSPPPPPPPPQQPAGPKRIIKQEWEKEDQYNGSPPRPAPRGPRTPPGPPPPDDDEEEQVPAAVSGVKSEPSEVRCDYLEAVSPERPADEAYSDAEQEEAEDEEEEEEQEEEEDTRTEGSAPEEEEEEEDEEDEGEDEEEEMEEGDDGYEQISSDEDDLDNGSFKLPTFDMDYTPEDLASVPPVQYDPYERELRPLAYFTPPYKTHFEIQFEKASTEEPRDAGGTEGGAGGEEAEAVAHLKELLADIGEDRDARWVTALEEAPGLLNKGLAYLIKQEQGDAEEPLKALVQWALQALDLEIALTQPIALNLRQLKAGAKLVSCLAGCPHGLTILLREGTLKVLLELLHADHVSSTLKLSILRTLDGLISCPAGVEAFLHAGDSEKSGYQRLVQLFLREETVRVITAGNAVLQKSHVYEVLVDLQQSAAAWSETQQEDMEDAECPMEEETPLGSSPVSEAELDRIAGVLEELHHLLESASHSMVQPPGKAFPTSARITGPPERDNPYPTLYRYMHACHFLESTTLVLSAAAVAGHVGVTQAVKELLRFLSLTQSGLLFLLAQPSPTNLLLRLLASVAESEGEDSTGGEGALTGPGFGEEGFCMWLMQALHSLQGVSELMSHVAAGGEGGAGLDEGDNSEVLGMLHALYLMTFTQTGRSAVAHVFSLENNLSCLVTLLQHHIKDGQGETKARKAVTYNYACMLVLMVVQTSNELRMMEQYSTPLLAIAKADDSNVKLQELFKWLEPLEKLRFEIGSIPSLIAYIKQNLENILNAEGTGLVTALRVLCHIACPPPPVEGQQKDLKWSLAGVQLFSGEGLDTCVRVLQKLCSVLLQPWRLHGHMGPTPQRCMILSICISTIRLLRTMLMELLSGGTFQLRDSRVANVLVTLHMIVCSIPATGRLDGEETRVQALIVDVMLTFTQGVNEKVTHTEETLASNTWSLMLKEVLGSLLKAPEGLFSGLTLLSELLPLPLPMQSTQAISVQDVSIALNTRKLWSMHIRAQWKSLSEVLRCVCTTSCPPLLAMLRRVCVQLADLSSPTATLIMKTLLEMLQEELQPAEGKTVCWGQALRLLSLMDTLVSQRACKSATLHLLSGSVSGDEQLADVFPLLLSLLIPPAVHSLPQQQCSVLVGTIFQSLCDQDISLVVSHPGEGCMAEVELLANALPGREMMSSVCTSLLEVLGNKESSVPLLLTCIRTLTFLTEHNYGIYHLKVALKKHSSEVFSLLKRLISSFSKDSADLLSALLDFLRQIVNTETMCVEEGQGSSEEPVFVHPRLMSPSEMKALLQWEESESHPISSLEKLLTKLCKEDDSMETMLENVIVLRQTLEVASDTAPVVETEPILPPPETLAAQFNHRTVFILSEALDEQLKALWFSPFQTDDIETDLDMVKVDLVALAQECCPELDLKAELERSFLSEPSSPGHTKATKGFRLGKHKHETFITSSGKSDYVEPAKRAHIMPAPRGRGGRGGFGQNMSRPHDIFRLRKQNTSRPPSMHVDDFVAAEFKDITTPLGLLPNKRLPKSLPKPPTRGLFTGNRGRATFHNQTRFFTPPQPKAVLLSGNYTRREGGRGSSWSGQVPTITHRGTYSEPRGGQSNFARGPLPSRQPPASAYRLAIRDRAPRGRGGAGLSWLSGGGGAGNAGGVGGGGRGSQGSKFSGGGGSGGGRGRHVRSFTR